DNA from Cutibacterium acnes:
CAGGAGATCACCCCGAACAGGACCAGGAATGGAGGAGTCATGAAGCCCACGAAGATCACGATGGCGACGATCCAGGAACACACGCGCAGCACAGCGCGAGCGGTACCAGAGACGTTGACGCCGAGGGTCGCAAAGGCACTCCAGAAACCGTGGGAGACGTGCATGCACACCGCGATCATGGCGATGAGGTAAATGAGCACGAACCACCAGTGGCTGAAGGCCGTAAGTACCATCCCTGCGCGTCCAGCTGCATCGGTGGGCGGGTTATTGAGCAAGTCAGGGCTAATGGTGAACTGCAGCAGGTGGAGGATGAGGAATAGGAAGATGATCCAGCCACCCCAGAACATCGTGCGGGCAGCATAGGTATTCTCCGGCGAGAGGTTCTTCTTAACCGAGTAACGGCCAGCGCCACCGGTTCCAATGTTGCGCTGCTTGTTAACGCGAATCGCCGACCAAATGTGCAGCACGATCGCCAGCAACATGAAGATCCGGAAAATCCACAAGAAGGATTCACCCGGCAGGATCGGGTTGAGAATCGTGCGAAGAAAACCGGCGTAACGATTGAATTCCTCGTTACTAGCGAGCAGCTTCAAGTTGCCAAACATGTGCATGAGCAGGAAGAGGATTAAGATCAGCCCGGTGACGGCCATGAGGGCCTTCGCCGCGACAGTTGATCGCACCGCTCTCTGATGAGTAGTAAGTGTTGTAGTCGCCACGGACCAAAGACTAGCCAATTACCAGCCCTTTTGCGCCCCCACCCCCTGTGTTTTCGAAAACTTCCCTCGACCCTTGGTTCACTAAGGGTTTTACTCTTGATTATCGCAACATTTTCGGTTCGAATTTTGTCGATTAGAGACGCTTCAATGGGGAACACCGAAGTCGGAATCCGTCAGATCAGGACGCCGCTCACACGTCAGGCGGACTGACTCATCACGGCGCCACTTCGCAATTCGACCATGATGACCACTCATGAGAACCTCGGGGACATCGAGGCCACGCCATGAGACCGGCCGGGTGAACAGCGGATACTCCAGCAAGCCGTCTTGCCCGGCCGAGAACGACTCCTCCGCTAGAGACTCCGGGTTACCCATGAACCCGGGCACCAGCCGAACCACGGCCTCAGTGATAGCCAGAGCCGCTACTTCTCCCCCATTAAGCACGTAGTCTCCCAGGCTCACCTCATGAACAGTCCACATCGACCGCGCATAGTCGATCACGCGGTGGTCGATCCCCTCGTACCGTCCGCAACAGAACACGATCCGCACCGCCGACGACAACTCTTGAGCAGCAGACTGGGTAAATGGCGCACCTGACGGGCTAGGGAAAATCACATGAACCGACGAGTCCGGCTCAGTGCCAATGATCTCGTCGAAAGCTTCCCCCCAAGGGTCAGGCTTCATGACCATGCCCGCGCCTCCGCCACACGGGGTGTCGTCCACGGTGCGATGGCGATCGTGGGTCCAGTCGCGCAAGTCGTGGGCGTGGACCTCCACCAGACCGTTGACTGCCGCCTTACCCAGCAAAGATATGTCGAGGACATCAAAGTACGCCGGAAAAATTGACAGGTAGTCCAGCCTCATCGTCACCTCGCCTCTTCAGCGTTCGAATCGAGCAAGCCAGGAATGCCACTGACGACGATCCGCCCGGACGCCACATCGACAGTAGGGACGAGTTGGTGGACGAAAGGAACCAGATGTTCCTCCCCACTTACGTCGATCACGAGCACATCTTGGGCTGGCATATGAAGCACATCTTTGACAGCCCCGCGGCTTTTACCTGATTCATCAACCACTGTCAGCCCACGCAACCGGCGATCCCAGAATTCATCGGGGTCATCGGGGTCATCGTTGGGCTCAACGTCAACGACGAGAACCGATCCGCGTAGCTCCTCTGCCCCCTGACGATCTTTCACTTCGTCAAAAGCGACGATAAGGCAGCCCTTGGCCCAGCGGGACCGTACAACCGTCAGATCACGTCTGGACCCCTCAATCTGCACCGTGGCACCTACTCCAAACCTCGCATCTGGTTCGTCCGTACGCACCTCAACGACGACGTCACCTCGCAGACCATGGGCACGACCTACTCGTCCGACGACGACCTCCACCGTTGCCGACTCTTCCACTGTGACTCCTGGGGAATGATGAGATTAGACAAGATGCCAGACACAGCACATGGGCCGCAGCCCCGCCAGAGCGGAACCACGGCCCATATTGTCAAAGGACTGGCGATTCAGTGACGATGGCCACGGTGGTCGGAATGCCGTCCCGACCCGCGTCGATCAACATCAACGAAGTCGATCCTGATCTGCTCGTCACCGGCCAACGCACCAATAACCGTGCGCAACGAAGAGGCCGTACGACCCTGACGACCGATGACCTTACCAATGTCGGAAGGATTGACGCGCACCTCAAGCATCCGGCCGCGTCGCAGGTCCTTCTCCCGGACCCGGACGTCGTCAGGATTGGCGACGATGCCAGAGACGAGGTGTTCCAGGGCGTCGGCTAGCACGATCAGGCCTCAGCCTTCTCGCCACTGTTGTCTCCAGCCGCCGACTCGGAAGCCTCGTCAGCAGCTGCCCCTTCGGACTTCTTGGTGATGGCCTCACGCGGGGCCTCGTCGGCCTCAGCCAGGGCAGCGTTGAACAGATCATCCTTGTTGGGACGCTCGGGCTGCGGTTTGACACCAGACGGCGAAGTATCGCCGGTGAACTTCTGCCAATCACCGGTGCGCTTCAGCAAAGCAACAACAGCTTCAGTCGGCTGGGCACCGACGCCGAGCCAGTACTGCACGCGCTCAGAGTCGATCACAATGACCGACGGATCGGCCTTGGGATGGTACTGGCCGATTTCCTCAATAGCACGACCGTCACGCTTAGCGCGCGAGTCCATGACGACGACACGGTAGTGCGGGGTACGGATCTTGCCGAGACGCTTCAGACGAATTTTGGTAGCCACGTGTGTGGTAACTCCTGTAGTGAGACGCCCGGGACGAAACCCGGGAAGTTACGGGTGAGCACGGACACGACGTGGGGACATCGCCCCCGAACTCGGGTGGAACTATCCGCCGATAAGAGAGGGCACCGAACGGACAGAAGCTCTCGACATTGTGCCACAGATAGGCAGATGACGCGAGCCGGGACGGACTTCACCTGATGACTACTCGTCCCCTCAGCACGATGTAGGTGGGAGACTCCAGCACCCCAACGTCAACCCTCGGGTCACGGTCAAGGACGAGGAGGTCAGCGGAATCGCCAATACCCAGCTGCTCACCGCCCAACCACGCGCGAGCCCGCCAGGACGCTGCTCCCAATGCCATCTCCGCTCCCCCTACGGCAGCCAACAACCGAACCTCGGAGGCAATGAGGCCGTGCTTGATAGTGCCGCCAGCGTCGGTACCGGCATAAATCGGCACTCCGGCATCCCAAGCCTTGGCGATCGTTTCATGACGGTGAGTATGGAGGTGACGCATATGTGCGGCATATTTTGGGAACTTGCCGTCGGCCTGAGCGGCGATGGACGGGAAGGTCTCGATATTGATCAAAGTCGGGACAAGCCCGACCTCGCGCTCAGCCATAGTGGCGATTGTCTCGTCGGTAAGCCCAGTGCCGTGCTCAATACAGTCAATACCGGCATCAACGAGCTGTGCGGGAGCTTCCTCGGAAAAACAGTGCGCAGTAACACGGGCACCAAGCTCATGAGCACGATCGATGGCGGCCTGGGCGATATCTGCGGGCCACAACGGAGCGAGATCCCCCTCGTCGCGATCAATCCAGTCACCGACAAGCTTGACCCAACCATCACCGGATCGAGCCTGACGATCGACCTCGGCAACGAGATTTTCCGGATCTACCTCAGCTGCGTAGTTACGGATGTAACGCTTAGGGCGGGCGATGTGGCGTCCGGCACGAATGACCCGCGGAAGGTCGTCGCGGTCGTCGATCCAATGGGTATCACTCGGCGATCCAGCATCGCGGATGAGAAGGGTGCCCGTCTTCGCCTCGGTCCGGGCCTGCTCGTCGGCAGTCTCCGTGCCAACGGCACCATGAGCATCGAGGCCAATGTGGTTATGGGCGTCAACTAGACCGGGAATGATCCAACAGCCGTCAGCCAAAGTTCGAGCCCCCGAGAGCGGCCCTTCCACGAGGACTCCGTCGTGAACCCATAGTTCACGTTCTTCCCCGTCAGGTAGCACGACGCCCCGGATACGCAAGTCTTCATCAGGAGCGGTTTGGGCCTCACGGGCCATATGGGTATGAGTCCATCCGTCGTGGGTGTGAGTGTGGAACAACGGCTGGGTGTCCTCGGTCATGGCCCCATCGTGTCACGAAGTCGCGGGGAGAAGTAATGTCAAACTCGCGATCTCTTCACACATCACCGACGCTGGTTCAACGCGGTCTCTTGTTCGTTTGGTTGAACATCTGCTGCATTGACGGCGGCATCTTGAATTCACTCATTGCCTTCTGCAGATCTTCCTGACTGGGTTGCTGCTGGCCCTGCAACCCGAACGCCTCACCGCTGCTCCGCTGCGGTTTCTTTGCAGCTTGACGAGCCTGAGCAGCACGCTTGGCGGGATTACCAGAGCCCTTACGGTTCTTCTGCTTCTTCTTCGACTGTTTGGAACCGCGCTTAGCCATGGACCCCATCATGCGGCCAGCACCAGGACCCATCATCTGGCCCATCTGGCTCATCATCTTCCGAGCGTCAACAAATCGATTGACCAGGTTGTTGACGTCACGAACTTCCACGCCAGACCCGTTAGCAATACGGGCACGACGTGACCCGTTGAGGATCGACACGTCAGCACGCTCGGCCGGAGTCATCGCGCAGATGATGGCCTCAATGCGGTCAATCTCCCGCTCATCGATGTTCTCAATCTGGCCTTTCATCTGGCCGACGCCGGGGAGCATGCCCATGATCTTGGACATCGGGCCCATGCGACGCATTTGACGCATGAGACCGAGGAAGTCATCGAGACCGAACTCCCCCTTGCCTGCCATGAGCTTGGCCGCAGCCGCCTGAGATTGCTCCTGATCGAAAGCTTTCTCGGCTTGCTCGATAAGGGTGAGCATGTCACCCATATCGAGGATGCGCGAGGCCATCCGGTCGGGATGGAAAACGTCGAAGTCCTTGAGACCCTCACCCGAGGAAGCAAACATGATCGGCTTGCCGACCACACGAGCAATGGACAGAGCTGCGCCGCCGCGAGCGTCGCCGTCAAGTTTGGTCAGGACAACGCCGTCGAATCCGACTCCCTCCTGGAAGGCCACCGCAGTGTTGACCGCGTCCTGACCAATCATGGCGTCAACGACGAAGAGGGTCTCGTCAGGGTCGGTAGCAGTCTTGATGTCAGCCGCTTGAGCCATCATCTCGGCGTCGACGCCCAGACGACCAGCGGTGTCGATGATGACGACGTCGTACAGCTTGTGCTCGGCCTCTGCGACGGCATCACGGGCTACCTGGACGGGATCCCCAACTCCGTTGCCAGGTTCAGGAGCGAAGACGTGCACCCCGGCACGTTCTCCGACCACCTGCAACTGAGTGACGGCATTGGGCCGCTGGAGGTCGCAGGCGGCCAACAACGGGGAGTGGCCCTCTTCCTTGAACCACCGAGCCAACTTCCCAGCCAGGGTCGTCTTGCCAGCACCTTGCAAGCCGGCAAGCATGACGATCGTCGGGGGAGTCTTCGCAAACCGAACCGTACGGGTCTGCCCTCCGAGGATCTCGACGAGTTCCTCGTTGACAATCTTGACGATCTGTTGGGTCGGATTGAGCGCTTTAGAAAGCTCCTCGCCGTGGCAACGCTCTTTAATGGCCGCCACGAATTCCTTGACGACCGACAAGTTGACGTCAGCCTCAAGCAGGGCGATGCGAATCTGGCGAGTCGTGGCATCGATATCGGCATCAGTGAGACGCCCCTTACCACGCAATCCCTTGAAGGTTGATGCGAGGCGGTCTTGGAGAGTGTCGAACACGGTTGTCCTTCAGCGCGCTAGTTCCTTACCAGGACAGACTACCGTCCCAGACTCGATCATGACTCCCGGCGGCAATTACAGCCCGAACTGGCCAAGCCACTGTAATGACTGCTCGATATACGGTGTGTACACACTGACGCGGTGTCCGCCACCCGTGAGCAAGATAAAGGTGAACTGCTTCATGCCTTTGGCGACATGGTAAAACTGGCCTCCGTCCGGGCCGACTTGCCCGTTCGAAACCACCGGTACACGACCGGGCCCCCAGCTCTGCAAATCGTTGGGGTTGAGCACGGACAGAAACCGCACGCTGCGCTCAATCTTGCGTTC
Protein-coding regions in this window:
- the ffh gene encoding signal recognition particle protein, coding for MFDTLQDRLASTFKGLRGKGRLTDADIDATTRQIRIALLEADVNLSVVKEFVAAIKERCHGEELSKALNPTQQIVKIVNEELVEILGGQTRTVRFAKTPPTIVMLAGLQGAGKTTLAGKLARWFKEEGHSPLLAACDLQRPNAVTQLQVVGERAGVHVFAPEPGNGVGDPVQVARDAVAEAEHKLYDVVIIDTAGRLGVDAEMMAQAADIKTATDPDETLFVVDAMIGQDAVNTAVAFQEGVGFDGVVLTKLDGDARGGAALSIARVVGKPIMFASSGEGLKDFDVFHPDRMASRILDMGDMLTLIEQAEKAFDQEQSQAAAAKLMAGKGEFGLDDFLGLMRQMRRMGPMSKIMGMLPGVGQMKGQIENIDEREIDRIEAIICAMTPAERADVSILNGSRRARIANGSGVEVRDVNNLVNRFVDARKMMSQMGQMMGPGAGRMMGSMAKRGSKQSKKKQKNRKGSGNPAKRAAQARQAAKKPQRSSGEAFGLQGQQQPSQEDLQKAMSEFKMPPSMQQMFNQTNKRPR
- the rimM gene encoding ribosome maturation factor RimM (Essential for efficient processing of 16S rRNA); the encoded protein is MEESATVEVVVGRVGRAHGLRGDVVVEVRTDEPDARFGVGATVQIEGSRRDLTVVRSRWAKGCLIVAFDEVKDRQGAEELRGSVLVVDVEPNDDPDDPDEFWDRRLRGLTVVDESGKSRGAVKDVLHMPAQDVLVIDVSGEEHLVPFVHQLVPTVDVASGRIVVSGIPGLLDSNAEEAR
- a CDS encoding amidohydrolase family protein translates to MTEDTQPLFHTHTHDGWTHTHMAREAQTAPDEDLRIRGVVLPDGEERELWVHDGVLVEGPLSGARTLADGCWIIPGLVDAHNHIGLDAHGAVGTETADEQARTEAKTGTLLIRDAGSPSDTHWIDDRDDLPRVIRAGRHIARPKRYIRNYAAEVDPENLVAEVDRQARSGDGWVKLVGDWIDRDEGDLAPLWPADIAQAAIDRAHELGARVTAHCFSEEAPAQLVDAGIDCIEHGTGLTDETIATMAEREVGLVPTLINIETFPSIAAQADGKFPKYAAHMRHLHTHRHETIAKAWDAGVPIYAGTDAGGTIKHGLIASEVRLLAAVGGAEMALGAASWRARAWLGGEQLGIGDSADLLVLDRDPRVDVGVLESPTYIVLRGRVVIR
- the trmD gene encoding tRNA (guanosine(37)-N1)-methyltransferase TrmD, encoding MRLDYLSIFPAYFDVLDISLLGKAAVNGLVEVHAHDLRDWTHDRHRTVDDTPCGGGAGMVMKPDPWGEAFDEIIGTEPDSSVHVIFPSPSGAPFTQSAAQELSSAVRIVFCCGRYEGIDHRVIDYARSMWTVHEVSLGDYVLNGGEVAALAITEAVVRLVPGFMGNPESLAEESFSAGQDGLLEYPLFTRPVSWRGLDVPEVLMSGHHGRIAKWRRDESVRLTCERRPDLTDSDFGVPH
- the rpsP gene encoding 30S ribosomal protein S16 — translated: MATKIRLKRLGKIRTPHYRVVVMDSRAKRDGRAIEEIGQYHPKADPSVIVIDSERVQYWLGVGAQPTEAVVALLKRTGDWQKFTGDTSPSGVKPQPERPNKDDLFNAALAEADEAPREAITKKSEGAAADEASESAAGDNSGEKAEA
- a CDS encoding succinate dehydrogenase cytochrome b subunit: MRSTVAAKALMAVTGLILILFLLMHMFGNLKLLASNEEFNRYAGFLRTILNPILPGESFLWIFRIFMLLAIVLHIWSAIRVNKQRNIGTGGAGRYSVKKNLSPENTYAARTMFWGGWIIFLFLILHLLQFTISPDLLNNPPTDAAGRAGMVLTAFSHWWFVLIYLIAMIAVCMHVSHGFWSAFATLGVNVSGTARAVLRVCSWIVAIVIFVGFMTPPFLVLFGVIS
- a CDS encoding RNA-binding protein; the protein is MLADALEHLVSGIVANPDDVRVREKDLRRGRMLEVRVNPSDIGKVIGRQGRTASSLRTVIGALAGDEQIRIDFVDVDRRGSGRHSDHRGHRH